tcaaaaaaatttaaaaaataaaaaattagctacagtaataaaaaaaatggctaATCCGGTCAACAAGACACTAATTAACGGTTAACCGTCGGAAATTGACGGCACCGTCAAAAAAGGACCGAATCGATAcgaatttcatttattatggacccgttttttaaaaactgaatGTTTCGACCAAATTGGTATTTCAgccatatgtttaggaccaaaattgacctttaccCTTTTCCGCGGAAGAAAGACAGCTTGCAAATCCAAGGCTCCCAAAGGCATTGTCATCAAGAAAGCGATTAGCGTTTGGCCCGAAACCATGTGCTCGCACAATGGGAAGAAGCGGAAGCTGCAATGTAGTAGTTCAGAGGAAGAATTCAGCAACAAAAAGGGACGGCTTCCTCTTCCTGATTATCCAATTGTTGTTGGCTACAAATGTTTGGGGAAGATCAGTTCGGGCTCGTTTGGTGTAGTCTACAAAGTTCAACACAAGCATACCTCCCAAATATGGGCTATGAAGAAGCAGTTTAGTGGTAGTGGTCTGTCTGAGATCAGCATCCTTCAATCTCTCGGCGGCAAGCATCCCTCCATCATCGGATTCAAGGAAGTCGCAGTGGATGCTCACAGAGGCCTTTACTTGGTGATGGAGCATATGGACTTTGATTTGAGAGGATACATGGCCGAAGAGGTCCTCCCAATTCCTCAAGTCAAGATGTTGATGAAGCAGTTGATCCAAGGCGTCAACTTTCTCCACCAAAACCGAGTTCTGCACAGGGATCTCAAGCCCTCCAACATCCTTGTCAACAAAGGGGGTGAGTTGAAGATATGTGACTTCGGGTTGGCAGTGAGGTTCGGGGAGAAATCTGAGTCCACTGTGGGGACATTGTGGTACATGGCGCCGGAGCTGCTTCTTGGAGAGAAGAGCTATTCGTGTGCGGTGGATATGTGGGCGGTGGGATGTGTGATGGCGGAGTTGTTGTTGAGGAAAGTGCT
The genomic region above belongs to Salvia hispanica cultivar TCC Black 2014 chromosome 3, UniMelb_Shisp_WGS_1.0, whole genome shotgun sequence and contains:
- the LOC125209921 gene encoding cyclin-dependent kinase G1-like, coding for MCSHNGKKRKLQCSSSEEEFSNKKGRLPLPDYPIVVGYKCLGKISSGSFGVVYKVQHKHTSQIWAMKKQFSGSGLSEISILQSLGGKHPSIIGFKEVAVDAHRGLYLVMEHMDFDLRGYMAEEVLPIPQVKMLMKQLIQGVNFLHQNRVLHRDLKPSNILVNKGGELKICDFGLAVRFGEKSESTVGTLWYMAPELLLGEKSYSCAVDMWAVGCVMAELLLRKVLFRGKSTEDQLHEIYCILGHPANNNVDSTISSAKYMLSDAGFDLLKGLLTCDPTKRITSQSALNHAWLADGLTPTQYMEKPRFCLS